Proteins from a genomic interval of bacterium:
- a CDS encoding enoyl-CoA hydratase/isomerase family protein, which translates to MGTVRYEVREDVGYLTLDNPPVNIMTQALMDELAEKLATVGADSSLKALAIGGEGKAFSAGADVGEHEPARAAGMIASFGRLFRRLEGLEIPVVMAVNGAALGAGFELAIMADLLLAAESATLGQPEIRLGFFAPVGVVELPALVGRAKAMEITCTGRSYTAAEMEACGLVSRVVPDNELPAALETVLKDLRRASPLVMRLNVRTLKRLRGQPFTAALSEAERVFLDQLMVAEDPREGVAAFYAKRRPEWRNR; encoded by the coding sequence ATGGGCACCGTTCGGTACGAGGTGCGGGAGGATGTGGGTTACCTGACCCTGGACAACCCGCCCGTGAACATCATGACCCAGGCCCTGATGGACGAGCTGGCCGAGAAGCTCGCCACGGTCGGCGCCGACTCCTCGCTGAAGGCGCTGGCGATCGGCGGGGAGGGCAAGGCCTTCAGCGCCGGCGCCGACGTAGGCGAGCACGAACCGGCGCGTGCGGCCGGCATGATTGCCTCCTTTGGCCGCCTCTTCCGCCGCCTCGAAGGCTTGGAGATCCCCGTGGTGATGGCGGTGAACGGAGCCGCCCTGGGCGCTGGCTTCGAACTGGCGATCATGGCCGACCTGCTCCTGGCCGCCGAGTCGGCCACCCTCGGGCAACCGGAAATCCGCTTGGGCTTCTTCGCGCCTGTCGGGGTGGTGGAACTGCCCGCGCTTGTCGGGCGGGCCAAGGCGATGGAGATCACCTGCACCGGCCGCAGCTACACGGCCGCCGAGATGGAGGCCTGCGGACTGGTTTCCCGCGTCGTACCCGATAACGAGCTGCCAGCGGCCCTGGAGACCGTGCTCAAGGACCTGCGCCGCGCCAGCCCGCTCGTGATGCGGCTGAATGTCCGCACTCTCAAGCGCCTCCGCGGGCAGCCCTTCACCGCCGCTCTCAGCGAGGCCGAGCGCGTGTTTCTCGATCAGCTCATGGTCGCCGAGGACCCTCGGGAAGGTGTCGCTGCGTTCTATGCCAAGCGGCGACCGGAGTGGCGCAACCGCTGA